The proteins below are encoded in one region of Paraburkholderia phenazinium:
- a CDS encoding response regulator produces the protein MGQSAELQGRRILVVEDDYLVAQSLCALLEEAGATIVGPFGWADEALKFVEAHRDAFDSAVLDVDLHGEKSYPIADWLAGRDVRFVFTTGYGADALDPGYLRYPRCEKPFDVRNLFVALTSS, from the coding sequence ATGGGACAAAGCGCTGAGCTGCAGGGGCGCCGCATTCTCGTGGTAGAGGATGATTATCTGGTCGCGCAGAGCCTGTGCGCACTGCTCGAGGAAGCGGGCGCCACCATCGTCGGTCCGTTCGGCTGGGCAGACGAAGCGCTGAAGTTTGTCGAAGCCCACCGGGATGCCTTCGACAGTGCCGTGCTCGACGTCGACCTGCATGGCGAGAAGTCCTATCCGATTGCGGACTGGCTGGCCGGACGCGACGTCCGCTTCGTCTTCACCACCGGCTACGGCGCCGATGCGCTCGATCCCGGCTACCTGCGCTATCCGCGCTGCGAAAAACCCTTCGATGTACGAAATCTGTTCGTGGCGCTCACGAGCAGCTAG
- a CDS encoding HAMP domain-containing histidine kinase, giving the protein MFTLFTMLNRWIRSLSARLWVTSIVALALTLTVLAMGVTYAFNHYPEQMLGRHDLIQHTKELASGVRFDGAGRPVSVNLPAEQAWIFSAAPTEIHYRVLDEQGHVLFASANAQNGPAWVPGDLAAAVGHIEQVKMDGRSFDITTLQLRQGPAHFYAQIATSARLLDAMIGTKVRQIPANVRIITSIAAIIFGLTLTVTVHRLLKPLREASSAAALITPRNLTTRLSLRGMPSEIKPLIEAFNGALGRLENGFTVQQQFLASAAHELQTPLTLIRGQIELQPGIEDKGLLLREIDLMARQVRQLLHLAEVSEAQNFTFGEVSTVDVARDVLAYLGRKADTKQVKLELDSSGAPASVWADRSALFILLKNIVENAINVSPPNSVVWLVIGAASIEVSDAGPGIREEHLPFLFKRFWRAPGVRHDGAGLGLAICKEIAVAHEWRLTVSRLAAGTRFIVGF; this is encoded by the coding sequence ATGTTCACCCTCTTTACCATGCTCAATCGCTGGATTCGAAGTCTGTCCGCGCGCTTATGGGTGACCAGCATCGTTGCGCTGGCGCTGACGCTGACCGTGCTGGCCATGGGTGTCACCTATGCGTTCAACCACTACCCGGAACAGATGCTGGGGCGGCACGACCTGATTCAGCACACGAAGGAGCTCGCAAGCGGCGTCCGCTTCGATGGCGCTGGCCGTCCCGTCTCCGTCAATCTGCCCGCGGAGCAAGCCTGGATTTTTTCGGCGGCACCGACCGAGATTCACTACCGGGTACTCGACGAGCAGGGCCACGTGTTGTTCGCCTCGGCGAACGCGCAGAACGGTCCGGCCTGGGTTCCGGGCGACCTTGCTGCGGCTGTCGGCCATATCGAGCAGGTAAAGATGGACGGCAGATCGTTCGACATCACGACGCTCCAGTTGCGACAGGGACCGGCGCATTTCTATGCGCAGATCGCAACGAGCGCGCGTCTTCTCGATGCAATGATCGGTACGAAGGTTCGGCAGATTCCCGCCAACGTGCGAATCATCACCTCCATCGCCGCGATTATTTTCGGCCTGACGTTGACGGTCACGGTGCATCGGCTACTCAAGCCGCTGCGGGAGGCGTCGAGTGCAGCTGCGCTGATTACGCCGCGCAACCTGACGACACGGCTGTCGTTGCGAGGCATGCCGAGCGAGATCAAGCCGCTGATCGAGGCGTTCAACGGAGCGCTCGGCAGACTGGAAAACGGCTTCACCGTGCAGCAGCAGTTTCTCGCTTCGGCGGCGCATGAACTGCAGACGCCCCTCACGCTGATCCGCGGTCAGATCGAATTGCAGCCCGGTATCGAGGACAAGGGACTCCTGCTTCGCGAGATCGATCTGATGGCGCGCCAGGTCCGCCAGCTGTTGCATCTGGCCGAAGTCAGCGAGGCGCAGAATTTCACGTTCGGTGAGGTGAGTACGGTCGACGTGGCACGCGACGTCCTGGCGTACCTCGGGCGCAAGGCCGATACGAAGCAGGTCAAGCTCGAGCTCGACTCATCGGGCGCACCGGCCTCTGTGTGGGCGGACCGCAGTGCACTCTTCATCCTGCTGAAAAACATTGTCGAAAACGCGATCAACGTGTCGCCGCCCAATAGCGTCGTGTGGCTTGTCATAGGCGCGGCTTCGATCGAGGTTAGCGATGCGGGGCCCGGTATCCGCGAGGAACACCTGCCTTTCCTGTTCAAGCGGTTCTGGCGGGCGCCCGGCGTCAGACACGATGGCGCTGGCCTCGGGCTCGCTATCTGCAAGGAAATCGCGGTCGCGCACGAATGGCGGCTGACCGTGAGCCGTCTGGCCGCGGGGACGCGCTTTATCGTCGGCTTCTAG
- a CDS encoding MipA/OmpV family protein, with translation MKRPFCRRYPLLLTFASVALYSASTWAQGVPDAQSGPDDSGFTVLSNATNVTHWGLGVGAGVAASPYKSGDTKYTPIPLISFDDKWIHALGTTIDLKIGTWDNVSVALRGDYALADGYRNDDAPILNGMQNRNPTFWYGPALAWKTGFGTLSADYLLGGNRGERAKIDYSKSFDFGKFSLQPYGGVEWLSSDYVNYYYGVRASEARAGRPEYTGTAAYDVSLGTRVNYSITRQQKLVLDVGVKHFTSGISDSPIVGRSYLPAVRLAYLYQFK, from the coding sequence GTGAAAAGACCTTTTTGTCGAAGGTATCCTCTGCTGCTGACGTTTGCGTCCGTGGCGCTGTATTCGGCGAGCACATGGGCACAGGGCGTCCCCGACGCCCAATCCGGCCCCGACGACTCCGGCTTCACCGTCCTGAGCAACGCCACCAACGTGACGCATTGGGGCCTTGGCGTAGGAGCCGGCGTCGCCGCGTCGCCGTACAAAAGCGGCGACACCAAATACACGCCGATTCCGCTGATTTCCTTCGACGACAAATGGATCCATGCCCTCGGCACCACGATCGACCTGAAGATCGGCACCTGGGACAACGTGAGCGTCGCCTTGCGCGGCGACTATGCCCTAGCCGATGGCTACAGGAACGACGACGCGCCCATCCTGAACGGCATGCAGAATCGCAATCCTACGTTCTGGTACGGCCCGGCGCTCGCCTGGAAGACCGGCTTCGGCACGCTGTCGGCCGACTATCTGCTGGGCGGCAACCGCGGCGAGCGGGCCAAGATCGACTACAGCAAGTCGTTCGATTTCGGCAAGTTCTCGCTGCAACCGTATGGTGGCGTCGAATGGCTCAGCAGCGACTACGTCAACTACTATTACGGCGTGCGAGCGTCGGAAGCGCGGGCAGGACGCCCCGAGTACACTGGCACCGCCGCCTACGACGTATCGCTCGGCACGCGCGTCAACTACAGCATCACGCGTCAGCAGAAACTGGTGCTGGACGTGGGCGTCAAGCACTTCACGAGCGGTATCTCCGACAGCCCCATCGTAGGACGCAGTTACCTTCCTGCGGTGCGGCTCGCTTACCTCTATCAGTTCAAATGA
- a CDS encoding response regulator transcription factor has translation MSRVAIVEDHERLAEMVRQALAAAGIEADLFHTVSEASYGVSRADYDVLIVDRGLPDGDGLAFLRTLRAAGQMMPCLMLTARDALHDRVDGLESGADDYVTKPFAMSELVARVRTLMRRPPALSALVAEFADITVDPQQHAMRCAHRSVQLAQAELQIMLCLVKAGGQTVRHAALEHAAWGLGEAVTPNALEVTVHRLRKKLTTVGTRLRLANIRGAGFALQATPASTGTPSLS, from the coding sequence ATGTCCCGGGTAGCCATTGTCGAAGACCACGAGCGCCTCGCGGAGATGGTGCGCCAGGCGCTCGCGGCGGCCGGAATCGAGGCCGATCTGTTCCACACCGTCTCCGAGGCGAGCTACGGCGTGAGCCGCGCCGACTATGACGTGCTGATCGTCGACCGCGGTTTGCCGGACGGCGATGGCCTCGCCTTTCTGCGCACGTTGCGCGCAGCGGGCCAGATGATGCCCTGTCTGATGCTGACCGCGCGCGATGCGCTGCACGACCGCGTCGACGGACTGGAGAGCGGCGCGGACGACTACGTGACCAAGCCGTTCGCCATGAGCGAACTGGTGGCGCGCGTGCGCACGCTGATGCGCCGGCCGCCGGCGCTGTCGGCGCTGGTTGCCGAGTTTGCCGATATCACGGTCGACCCGCAGCAGCACGCCATGCGCTGCGCGCACCGCTCGGTCCAGCTCGCGCAGGCCGAATTGCAGATCATGCTGTGCCTCGTAAAAGCCGGCGGCCAGACCGTTCGCCATGCCGCGCTCGAACATGCGGCCTGGGGCCTCGGCGAAGCCGTTACGCCCAACGCCCTGGAGGTGACCGTACACCGGCTGCGCAAGAAGCTGACGACGGTGGGGACGAGGCTGCGGCTCGCCAACATCCGGGGTGCGGGCTTCGCGCTGCAGGCGACGCCCGCGTCGACCGGCACACCATCATTGTCCTGA
- a CDS encoding DUF3667 domain-containing protein, with product MSQITHSHDAVHELPDACPNCDAPVHGPYCAQCGQETVHEMPTLREFAHEYLHHYVAAEGKLVPTVRMLLLKPGQLTIEYLQGRRRRYVKPLSLYVTFSFVFFLLLGWTTVMTPTPTVVTLDDNRTVPATQVFSTLAASETDPNGKAVLGFLDRHMSWIFQPGKLDAFNDHVLHRLPYTVFVLMPVFAAMCGYVYRKRRQNYGMHLLFTVHLHAFIFLVFLLCLIPGVRNFGGWVMLVVLIYLILALKRVYGGRWLPQVARGMLLWTGYGVVTGLALTVLAFVSTDLWHAS from the coding sequence ATGTCGCAAATCACGCATAGCCACGATGCCGTACACGAACTGCCCGACGCCTGCCCCAACTGCGATGCGCCGGTGCATGGGCCGTATTGCGCGCAATGCGGCCAGGAAACCGTGCACGAAATGCCCACCTTGCGCGAATTCGCGCATGAGTATCTGCATCATTACGTGGCCGCGGAAGGCAAACTCGTCCCCACCGTCAGGATGCTGCTGCTCAAGCCGGGGCAGCTCACGATCGAATATCTCCAGGGGCGCCGACGCCGCTATGTGAAGCCGCTGTCGCTGTATGTGACGTTCAGTTTTGTGTTTTTTCTGCTGCTGGGCTGGACCACCGTCATGACGCCCACGCCCACCGTTGTGACGCTCGACGATAACCGCACCGTGCCCGCCACTCAGGTCTTCTCCACCCTCGCCGCCTCGGAGACCGATCCGAATGGCAAAGCGGTGCTGGGGTTCCTCGACAGGCACATGAGCTGGATCTTTCAACCCGGCAAGCTCGACGCTTTCAACGACCACGTTCTGCATCGCCTGCCCTATACGGTGTTCGTGCTGATGCCGGTGTTTGCGGCGATGTGCGGGTACGTCTACCGGAAGAGGCGCCAGAACTACGGCATGCATCTGCTATTTACGGTGCACCTGCATGCGTTTATTTTCCTGGTGTTTCTGCTTTGCCTGATTCCCGGTGTGCGGAATTTTGGCGGCTGGGTCATGCTCGTGGTGCTGATCTATCTGATTCTCGCGCTCAAGCGCGTGTACGGCGGTCGCTGGTTGCCGCAAGTGGCGCGAGGCATGCTGTTGTGGACCGGTTATGGGGTGGTCACGGGCCTCGCGCTGACGGTGCTCGCATTCGTCTCGACCGATCTCTGGCACGCGTCCTGA